Proteins co-encoded in one Flavobacterium sp. M31R6 genomic window:
- a CDS encoding superoxide dismutase, with the protein MAFELPQLPYAYDALEPHIDARTMEIHHSKHHNAYTTNLNAAIAGTDLEGKTIENILINLDKTNAAVRNNGGGFYNHNLFWTVMSPNGGGLPTGELLEAIESSFGTFEEFKAKFAKAGATQFGSGWAWLCVQKGGKLDICGTPNQDNPLMPEVGCGGTPILGMDVWEHAYYLHYQNRRPDYIEAFFNVINWTEVSRRFALEK; encoded by the coding sequence ATGGCTTTTGAATTACCACAATTACCTTATGCGTATGACGCATTAGAACCTCATATTGATGCTCGTACAATGGAAATTCACCATTCAAAGCATCACAATGCTTATACGACAAATTTGAATGCAGCTATCGCTGGAACTGATTTGGAAGGAAAAACAATTGAGAACATCTTAATTAACCTAGATAAAACGAATGCTGCGGTTCGCAATAATGGTGGTGGATTTTACAATCACAACTTGTTCTGGACTGTTATGTCTCCAAATGGAGGTGGATTACCAACTGGTGAATTGCTAGAAGCTATTGAAAGTTCTTTTGGGACTTTTGAAGAATTTAAAGCAAAATTTGCTAAAGCCGGAGCTACACAATTTGGTTCTGGATGGGCTTGGTTATGTGTACAAAAAGGTGGGAAACTTGACATTTGCGGAACTCCAAATCAAGACAATCCATTGATGCCGGAAGTAGGTTGTGGTGGAACTCCAATTTTAGGAATGGATGTTTGGGAACATGCTTATTACTTACATTACCAAAACAGAAGACCAGATTATATTGAAGCTTTCTTCAATGTGATTAACTGGACAGAAGTATCTAGACGTTTTGCTTTAGAAAAATAA
- a CDS encoding exodeoxyribonuclease V subunit beta — MERPSFAIYDASAGSGKTYALVKEYLKIILTANKNDAYRNILAITFTNKAVHEMKSRIVGSLSEFAKEEPNSKASDLMQDLSVDTGLSIIQIKIKSQQIIKHIIHNYAAFDISTIDKFTHKVIRAFAHDLGLPMTFEVTLDTENLLIEAVDAIIAQAGEDETLTKLLIDFTMEKTDDDKSWDISREILETGKLVLNENNRNEITHFHDKSIGDFIAVKEKLIQVCAALEKENANLASELLLLIDKNAIDLKSFSRGTFPNHLQSITDGKFNSKNKMFWEFDDIAINKTAKDRALIENIIPDLLQSLSEIYKNFEKRNFYKAFLKNITPLSLLNTVSNELTKIQNEQNVLSITEFNAIIHREIQNQPAPFIYERLGEKYSHFFIDEFQDTSEMQWQNLIPLIDNALAGQDDSGQKGTLMIVGDPKQSIYRWRGGKAEQFIELSKDQNPFSNPEKKLEHLDKNYRSYSQVIEFNNDFFQLLSNEFSNVDYKDLYENHSRQKINNKVGGYVNISFLPEIESAEEDEETLDKTALYVLATLNTIQKVVKEGFEYKDIVILTRKRSQGIAVANYLTEQSVPLLSSETLMIQNATEVRLIIHILKYLKNSSDLESKANFLQYLAQNKQNELPVHDFIAKGMELKEEVTFEKWLENCNIELSFQNIRKKSLYEAVEIIISKFLKRDENSKIQSSATAYVQYFLDIVLERDVRNQAGISDFLNYWNKNSEKFSIPSPEGTNAVRIMTIHKSKGLEFPIVIMPFAEEDYNRKPKDKLWLNSEEQDFDMPKVLVDNSSAIEEFGEEASAVYNLKKQEELLDNINVLYVALTRAEEQLYVISQNVKPRKDGEYPSNMASFFIKYLIQQGLYDENQLEYKFGDQTKLSEKTKHIDTSKNIPVVSDVLNPKNIKIAQREALMWGTHQQEAIEFGNVIHEILSFVATKSDVELAINKAIENGLITIFQKDIVHNAIIEIVNHRDLLDHFAEGNEVLNEKTIIQKEGGTVKPDRIVINRAKEVFLLDYKTGFPNPKYKYQLENYQMAIEKMGFKVLKKALVYIGVEIDVVHL; from the coding sequence ATGGAAAGACCTTCTTTCGCTATATATGACGCTTCCGCAGGTTCTGGTAAAACTTATGCTCTTGTAAAAGAATACCTTAAAATAATTCTAACAGCAAATAAGAATGATGCTTACCGAAACATTCTGGCAATAACGTTTACCAACAAAGCGGTGCACGAAATGAAAAGCCGAATTGTTGGCAGTTTATCCGAATTTGCCAAAGAGGAACCTAATTCCAAAGCTTCGGATTTAATGCAGGACCTATCCGTTGACACAGGACTTTCCATTATTCAAATAAAAATCAAATCTCAACAAATCATTAAGCACATTATTCATAATTATGCTGCTTTTGATATATCCACGATTGACAAATTCACACACAAAGTAATTCGTGCTTTTGCACACGATTTGGGATTACCAATGACTTTCGAGGTTACCTTAGATACCGAAAATCTATTAATCGAAGCGGTTGACGCCATTATTGCACAAGCCGGTGAAGATGAAACTTTGACTAAATTACTCATCGATTTCACGATGGAAAAAACCGATGATGACAAATCTTGGGATATTTCGCGTGAAATTTTGGAAACAGGAAAATTAGTACTGAATGAAAATAACCGAAATGAAATTACTCATTTTCACGACAAATCAATCGGTGATTTTATAGCCGTAAAAGAAAAATTAATTCAAGTCTGTGCAGCTTTAGAAAAAGAAAATGCAAATCTTGCTAGTGAATTATTATTGCTAATTGATAAAAATGCAATTGATTTAAAATCATTTTCCAGAGGAACTTTTCCTAATCATCTTCAAAGTATTACTGATGGAAAATTCAACTCAAAAAATAAAATGTTTTGGGAGTTTGATGATATTGCCATCAATAAAACAGCAAAAGATAGAGCGTTAATCGAAAACATCATTCCCGATTTGTTGCAAAGTCTTTCAGAAATTTATAAAAACTTCGAAAAGCGAAATTTCTATAAAGCCTTTTTGAAAAACATCACGCCTTTATCGTTATTGAATACCGTTAGTAATGAATTGACAAAAATTCAAAACGAACAAAACGTACTTTCGATAACCGAGTTCAACGCAATTATTCATCGCGAAATCCAAAATCAGCCCGCTCCTTTTATATATGAACGATTAGGTGAAAAGTATAGTCATTTTTTTATTGACGAATTTCAAGATACTTCCGAAATGCAATGGCAAAACCTGATTCCGCTTATTGATAATGCGCTTGCAGGACAAGATGATTCGGGTCAAAAAGGAACTTTGATGATTGTGGGCGATCCAAAACAATCTATTTACCGCTGGCGTGGCGGTAAAGCAGAACAGTTTATAGAGTTAAGTAAAGACCAAAACCCTTTTAGCAACCCGGAAAAAAAACTAGAGCATTTAGACAAGAATTACAGAAGTTATTCTCAAGTGATTGAATTCAATAATGACTTTTTTCAATTATTGTCCAATGAGTTTAGCAATGTCGATTATAAAGATTTATACGAAAATCATAGCCGTCAAAAGATAAATAATAAAGTAGGCGGTTATGTGAATATTTCTTTTTTACCAGAAATTGAATCGGCAGAAGAGGATGAAGAGACATTGGACAAAACGGCTTTGTATGTTTTGGCTACGCTAAATACTATTCAAAAAGTTGTAAAAGAAGGTTTTGAATATAAAGACATTGTGATTCTGACTCGAAAAAGAAGCCAAGGAATTGCAGTTGCCAATTATTTGACGGAACAAAGTGTTCCGCTTTTGTCTTCCGAAACATTGATGATTCAAAATGCGACCGAAGTCCGATTGATTATTCACATTTTAAAATATTTGAAGAATAGTTCGGATTTGGAATCAAAGGCTAACTTTTTGCAATATTTGGCACAAAACAAACAAAATGAATTGCCTGTTCACGATTTTATAGCCAAAGGAATGGAGTTGAAAGAGGAAGTGACTTTCGAGAAATGGCTTGAAAACTGTAATATAGAACTATCATTTCAAAACATTAGAAAAAAATCATTGTATGAAGCTGTTGAAATAATTATTTCGAAGTTTCTAAAGAGAGATGAAAATTCAAAAATTCAATCATCGGCAACGGCTTATGTTCAGTATTTTCTAGACATTGTTTTAGAAAGAGATGTTCGTAATCAAGCCGGAATTTCAGATTTTCTGAATTATTGGAATAAAAACTCGGAGAAATTCAGCATTCCTTCTCCGGAAGGGACGAATGCAGTTCGGATTATGACTATTCATAAATCAAAGGGATTAGAATTTCCAATAGTTATTATGCCTTTTGCTGAAGAAGATTATAATAGAAAACCGAAAGATAAGTTATGGCTTAATTCGGAAGAGCAAGATTTTGACATGCCGAAAGTGTTGGTGGATAACAGTAGTGCTATTGAAGAATTTGGAGAAGAAGCTTCGGCAGTTTATAATTTAAAGAAACAAGAAGAATTGTTGGATAATATTAACGTATTGTATGTGGCTTTAACCAGAGCAGAGGAACAACTGTATGTTATTTCTCAAAATGTAAAACCCAGAAAAGACGGTGAATATCCGAGCAATATGGCTTCATTTTTTATAAAATATTTGATTCAACAAGGGCTTTATGATGAAAACCAACTCGAATATAAATTTGGAGATCAAACTAAATTATCTGAAAAAACGAAACATATTGATACTTCCAAAAATATCCCTGTTGTTTCAGATGTGTTGAATCCTAAAAATATAAAAATTGCCCAAAGGGAAGCATTGATGTGGGGAACGCATCAACAAGAAGCTATTGAGTTTGGTAATGTGATACACGAAATTCTTTCTTTTGTAGCTACCAAAAGCGATGTGGAATTGGCAATTAATAAAGCAATTGAAAACGGATTAATTACGATATTTCAAAAAGACATTGTTCATAATGCTATTATTGAAATAGTTAACCATCGAGATTTATTGGATCATTTTGCGGAAGGGAATGAGGTCTTGAACGAAAAAACGATTATTCAAAAAGAGGGTGGTACAGTCAAGCCAGACCGAATAGTAATAAATAGGGCGAAAGAAGTTTTTTTGTTGGACTATAAAACAGGTTTTCCTAATCC